One Scomber scombrus chromosome 4, fScoSco1.1, whole genome shotgun sequence genomic region harbors:
- the cmklr1 gene encoding chemokine-like receptor 1, translated as MDFIYDDNNSYYYDNATIQEESVVQHQSKCLKEVPCLILLVVSVVICLLGFCGNALVIWISGFKMRKTVNTTWYLSLAISDFVFCVFLPFTITDMAMEEWIFGRFMCKFASSVMFLNMFSSIFLLVIISVDRCVSVMFPVWSQNHRTVRKASIVVVIAWVLAIALSLPSMIFRDIGNHMGRTFCYNKYNSDQHSHITVAFSRFLAGFIAPFIIIIICYSVIILKLRTNRMTKSSKPFKVMTALVAAFFLCWLPYHVFILLELYHQFDSDTYILNIGLKVGTSIVAANSFLNPVLYVFMGNDFKQKFKSSVLSKMENAMADEGRTISRYLSRSSSMDHRASTHI; from the coding sequence ATGGATTTCATCTATGACGACAATAACAGTTACTATTACGATAATGCCACTATTCAAGAGGAGTCAGTTGTACAGCATCAATCAAAGTGTTTAAAAGAAGTCCCGTGTTTGATTTTGCTGGTGGTCAGTGTGGTCATTTGTCTGCTGGGCTTCTGCGGGAATGCTTTGGTCATCTGGATCTCTGGCTTCAAGATGAGGAAGACAGTCAACACCACCTGGTACCTGAGCCTTGCAATCTCTGACTTtgtcttctgtgtttttcttccgTTCACCATCACCGACATGGCAATGGAGGAGTGGATCTTTGGACGTTTCATGTGCAAATTTGCCTCCTCAGTTATGTTCCTCAACATGTTCAGCAGTATTTTCCTCCTGGTCATCATCAGTGTTGACCGCTGTGTGTCAGTCATGTTTCCAGTCTGGTCCCAGAACCACCGCACTGTGAGAAAGGCATCCATTGTTGTTGTAATAGCCTGGGTTCTCGCCATCGCACTGAGTCTTCCCTCTATGATCTTTCGGGATATTGGTAATCATATGGGCAGGACCTTTTGCTATAACAAATACAATTCAGACCAGCACAGTCACATAACTGTTGCATTTAGCCGATTCCTAGCAGGATTTATTGCccctttcatcatcatcatcatctgctaCTCTGTCATCATCCTCAAACTTCGCACCAACAGGATGACCAAATCCTCAAAGCCTTTCAAAGTCATGACTGCGCTCGTCGCTGCTTTCTTCCTCTGCTGGCTGCCGTACCATGTGTTCATCCTGCTTGAGTTATACCACCAGTTCGACAGTGACACTTACATACTAAATATTGGACTAAAAGTAGGCACATCTATAGTTGCAGCAAACAGCTTCCTCAACCCAgtgttgtatgttttcatgGGCAACGATTTCAAGCAGAAGTTCAAGAGTTCTGTGCTCTCAAAGATGGAGAATGCGATGGCCGATGAAGGCCGCACCATAAGCCGATACCTGTCCAGGTCCAGCTCCATGGACCACAGAGCGTCTACTCACATCTAG
- the wscd2 gene encoding sialate:O-sulfotransferase 2, with the protein MAKPLLKIQRYFRRKPVRFFSLILLYLTAGSLVFLHSGFVGDSGPGARGGRDSAVALEMGSRTSLSDNRGLGIMRRVFKETHRSGRRYGPPWMKKTGQDTERKGEDYTRNWNRALKGRNAKDMDDGRAKYIGCYIDDTQKRALRGVSFFDYKKMTVFRCQDNCAERGYMYAGLEFGAECYCGHKIQAPNCSESECSMECKGEKSNLCGGANRLSIYRLELSQESARRYGSAIFKGCFHRPDNVTLALPFSAVILNMSVDKCVDMCTEREKSLAVLAGDRCHCGFPTSLFSLHEQEDEKMCLHHCHGEEFESCGNNEYFVVYQTQVPDNRCMDRHFLPTHAKQLVALASFPGAGNTWARHLIELATGFYTGSYYFDGSLYNKGFKGERDHWRSGRTICIKTHESGKKEIEAFDSGIVMIRNPYKALMAEFNRKYGGHIGFASQAHWRGKEWPEFVKNYAPWWASHTLDWLRYGKNVQVVHFEELKRDLFSRLKGMVQFLGLKVSEDRLLCVEGQKDGNFKRSGLRKLEYDPYTLEMRAIINELIRTVDAALKKRKMSGVPGEYMPR; encoded by the exons ATGGCTAAGCCTCTGCTGAAGATACAGCGCTATTTCCGGAGGAAACCTGTccgctttttttccctcatcctcctctacCTAACTGCTGGGAGCCTCGTCTTCCTGCACTCAGGCTTTGTTGGGGACAGTGGTCCCGGGGCTCGAGGGGGCCGGGACTCTGCAGTAGCTTTAGAGATGGGCAGCCGGACCTCCTTGTCAGACAATCGGGGGCTTGGCATCATGCGCAGAGTGTTTAAGGAGACTCATAGGTCTGGCCGGAGGTATGGCCCCCCGTGGATGAAAAAGACTGGCCAGGACACTGAGAGAAAGGGTGAAGACTACACAAGAAACTGGAACCGTGCACTTAAAGGACGCAATGCCAAAGACATGGACGATGGAAGAG caaAGTATATTGGCTGCTACATTGATGACACACAGAAAAGAGCACTGAGAGGAGTTTCCTTTTTTGACTACAAAAAAATGACTGTATTCCGTTGCCAGGACAACTGTGCAGAAAG AGGTTACATGTACGCAGGTCTGGAGTTTGGAGCAGAGTGCTACTGTGGCCACAAGATCCAGGCGCCCAACTGTTCAGAGAGCGAGTGCAGCATGGAATGTAAAGGAGAGAAGAGCAACCTGTGTGGAGGAGCCAACCGATTGTCCATCTATAGGCTGGAGCTGAGCCAGGAGTCAGCACGCCGCT ATGGCAGCGCCATTTTCAAGGGGTGTTTCCACCGGCCAGACAATGTGACTTTGGCACTTCCTTTCAGTGCAGTCATCTTAAACATGTCTGTGGACAAGTGTGTTGACATGTGCACAGAGAGG GAGAAATCGCTCGCTGTCCTGGCTGGAGATCGATGTCACTGCGGCTTCCCGacttctctcttctcccttcACGAGCAGGAGGATGAGAAAATGTGTCTCCATCACTGCCACGGGGAAGAGTTTGAGAGCTGTGGGAACAACGAGTACTTTGTCGTTTACCAGACGCAGGTTCCAG ATAACCGCTGCATGGACAGACATTTCCTCCCCACTCACGCCAAGCAGCTGGTGGCCCTCGCCAGTTTCCCCGGAGCTGGCAACACCTGGGCTCGTCACCTCATAGAGCTCGCCACTGGCTTCTACACTGGCAGCTATTACTTTGATGGCTCCCTTTACAATAAAG GATTTAAAGGGGAGAGAGACCACTGGCGGAGTGGAAGGACTATCTGCATTAAGACACATGAGAGCGGCAAAAAAGAGATTGAAGCATTCGACTCCGGCATCGTCATGATCCGAAACCCCTACAAAGCTCTCATGGCAGAGTTTAACCGCAAATATGGAGGACACATTGGATTTGCCTCCCAGGCTCACTGGAGGGGGAAAG AGTGGCCCGAGTTTGTGAAGAACTATGCTCCTTGGTGGGCGTCCCACACCTTGGACTGGCTCCGTTATGGGAAGAACGTTCAGGTGGTCCACTTTGAAGAACTGAAGAGGGACCTGTTCTCTCGGCTCAAGGGGATGGTCCAGTTTTTGGGTCTGAAGGTTTCTGAGGACCGACTGCTCTGCGTTGAGGGCCAGAAAGATGGCAACTTTAAGCGGTCTGGGCTACGCAAACTTGAATATGACCCATACACTCTCGAAATGCGAGCTATCATTAATGAACTGATCAGAACAGTAGACGCTGccttgaagaaaagaaagatgtctGGAGTTCCAGGCGAATACATGCCAAGATGA